ACCTGCGCACCCTCGTCTTCATGAACGAGGACGACATGCGCGAGCGCGGCATCGGCGAGTTCGACCCGGTCGACATCACCAGCACCGCGAAGGACGGCTCCACCCGTTCCCTCAACGGGTTCCTCGCCGTCGCCCACGACATCCCGCGCGGCTGCGCGGCGGGCTACATGCCCGAGATGAACGTCCTCGTCGCGATCGGCGACTACAGCGTCCAGAGCGACCAGCCGCTCATGAAGCACCTCAAGGTCACCATCGATCCCGCCGGAGCCGTCACGGACTGACGCCCACCAGGTGCGCGTGGACGATCAGATTGTCGCGGTAGGACCGTTCGCGCCGGTCGTACGCGCCGCCGCAGGTGACCAGCCGCAGACCCGCGTACCGGACCGACCCGTACACCCGCCGGGCCGGGAACCCGGTCTTGCGCACCCGCTCGGTGGCGTCGACCCGGAACCGCGCGACCGTCCGGTCGCGGCGCGGCACCAGGACCACGTCGCCGCGCCGCACCCCGCCGAGCCGATGGAACGCGGCGGGCCCCCGGAGATCGTCGTAGTGGCCGAGCAGGACCGCCGAGCCCCGGGATCCGGGGGCGGGCCCGTGCCGGTACCAGCCCACCAGTTCCGCTCGGCGCAGCGGGGGGACCTCGACGGTGCCGTCGGGATTCTTGCCGACCTCCATCACGGACGCCCGGACGCCGAGCCGGGGGATCTCGACGCGGACGGGATCGGAGGCGGGCAGCGACGCGCCGTCGGGGATGTGCCAGAGCGCGCGGGGCCCGTCGTACCGCCGCTCGGGCGGCCGGTCGTCCGAGCCGCGGGTCCCGCCCGCCGCGACGGCGACCAGCACGGCGAGGCCGATCGCGGTCAGGGCCCGACCGCCGCTAGGCACCGCCACGTCTGCGGGCCCGGACCAGCAGGGCGGCGCCGACCGCCGCCCCGAGGAGCAGAGCCGGGGCCGCGAACGCCGGGAGGCCGTCGCCTTCCGGTTCGGCGGCGGCCCGCGCCGCCCCGCCCCCGCCCGTTTGCGGACCGCCGTGCGGGTGGCCGCCGTGGTGGTGCCTGCGCCACAGGCTCTTGACATGGAACATCTCGGTGCGCGAGTCCTTGGACGGCGTGCAGACG
The DNA window shown above is from Thermomonospora umbrina and carries:
- a CDS encoding class F sortase, giving the protein MAVPSGGRALTAIGLAVLVAVAAGGTRGSDDRPPERRYDGPRALWHIPDGASLPASDPVRVEIPRLGVRASVMEVGKNPDGTVEVPPLRRAELVGWYRHGPAPGSRGSAVLLGHYDDLRGPAAFHRLGGVRRGDVVLVPRRDRTVARFRVDATERVRKTGFPARRVYGSVRYAGLRLVTCGGAYDRRERSYRDNLIVHAHLVGVSP